Part of the Xiphophorus couchianus chromosome 2, X_couchianus-1.0, whole genome shotgun sequence genome, TTCAGTGCATTACCAGAtttcatgaaagaaaaactccTCATGCTCATTCCAGGTCGTTCTAAAGCTTCTAAAGCTTCTAATGACAAGTTTTGTCATTAATGTTTCGACACCTCTGTCAGAAACCATCCCAGAAGCACCGGGCCATGGCTGCATTGAGGTGAAATGATGTTCTTCCCACTTCATGATTATTGCTCCAACATTTCTCACTGGAATTTTCAGAAGTGTAGAAATACATCTGAAACCATCAGTATGCTCttcaacaataaatattaaggtTTTGAGAGGGCTCATCGATGCTTCTTGTGTGATCCCTTGGTAATAAGAAGTCTTTTAAAACAGGGCATTAGTAAGGACTCAACTGGCTGTAGTAACTTCATATGTCAGACAGCAggattgttttctaaaaacttcTCATGCCTTCACACCTACTTTTCTTAATGCTTTCAATACTTACTTAGTGTCATTCTACTTAAATTCACGCAACTTAATTTATTGACCTATTTGTTTGGATTTCTTTGGATGTGTGAATTACTTGGTTTGGTACCAACATATGGTTTGAGTATTATGTTAATAgtctcattaaaaatgtatctacagagtctcattaaaaatatatcttcatACTTACTTTCTGGCTTTATGCCTCATTATGTCATGAAGGAATATTTCATTGAAGTATTTAAAAGAGGCATAAACTGTTAGAACATGTTGCAGCTGATGACACTGCTATTACGACAGCATTGTGAGGCTTATAAATACAAAAGTCTATTTCTGAAAGagtcacttaaaaataaatctgtcaacTACTGAAGGCCCAACTCTTCTCAAAGACCTACTGAATTGAGAGCGACTCCATTAACATCTTTCAACCAGACATGTGCATGTCATTTAGAGTTTGGTATGTACTAAAATGTGGTGCACATTAATGCGTGTATGGTATGATGAATGCATGTTGTTGTAAGCCACCATGGGAATACAGACTGTGGTCTGTTTCAAAGATCCATTCAACTCTACCCTGAAACGGAACAGGGACAAAATGTGGGAAGGTCTCAAAGAGTTAATTTATTCCTACAAGGAGCCATGATTTCAAACTAGATTTTACAACCTTTACTTCTACTTTACAGAAATAATGTAGTAATCATAAAACAGAAGGTAGACTGGGCCGTTTTAGATggttatattttctgtttaacaaTCACAGATACAAATCAGAATCACCTGCAAATTCAGTGGCCTTTTATATGAAAATTGCCAAAAGGTTTCCGCTACTCAGATTTAATTAAGTGTTTTGGACTACTTTTCACAATATACTCTGAAAAGACGGTGAAGAATTAGATGATGCAATGACATGTCAgtagtaaaactaaaaatcctCCTAAGTTACACTGTATGTAACAGGAAAAGCTATTTGGCCTCCATGTAGGAACACTGCATCAACTGTCAAAAATGATGCTCTCTTTATCATGCAGCAGTGCCATTTCACAACTAGTGGTACAACTAGTTGGATTGCATAAAGGTTATAAAAGGAGGAGGACTCCCTTCTTATTATTCACCTTAACCTCACCTCAGCATCTAGATGGTTGAAATCTGGACACACTTGGGTGAGACCAAACTACAATTGTCTctaaagaacataaaaactgctttggtACAGACTGCTGTTTTGGAAACCTATGACCACAATCTTAGATGTTCAGATGTTCTGTTTAACCACCACGAATTGCTAAGATTGTGCAGCTCAGATGCACCTTCAAGACATTTTCCATGAGGACCTTTTAGGATACCTGACACTTCTGGGATCTCATATATGCAAATTAAGGTATTGTGAACTACTTCTCAGAGCTTGCTCTACCTTCTGCTTGAGGTAAAGTGAAGTTAAGTGATGTAGTCCCCTGTCAATCATAAACCAGCAATGTTTCATGACTTACATCGGATGCCATAGATCATGAGAGGGTCTAGTTGCTTCTTTCCATGTTTTCCTTGCCCGGAGAGATTTGACATTGCCTGGACCTCCCGGTGGAATAGGTAGTCCAGCAGTGTCAGAGCCATTTTCTCTGCCGTGCGGCAGTTTGTGCTGATATAAAGCATGTCAGACGGAGAAATTGGACAGCGAACCCGCATCTCTGAGTTGCTTTCATCTCCCAACCAAGTACCTTCTGGATAATCTTCTAAAAAAGTAagagaagagaaataaaaaagaatcaagTGAAAAGGAAAGGCACTTCTTGAAGCACAAGCCTCAATGTTCTGCTGCAGTAAATCCGTGCGAGATGTGAAAACCTTAGGAAAACCTGTCTAAATccctatataaataaatataaaagcttAATTTATATGTTCCACTATAGGCTTTAATTCTCAGGTtgacaaatattacaaaaggTACACCGAGTCAACATAAGATTGTGTAATACAACAGCACCCCCATGTGGTTGTATAAAATAACTGATTCAATTCTGGATCTGTGAGTTATGTGGTGTTATAGTTCTGTACTGCTTACCACTTGTACACTATATATCAAAAATGGTACCATGTTAGCAATGCTGACTGCCACAATTCCATCTATATACCAAAGAGcataaatagaataaattaaatagtttGATTTTGAAACAATTTCCCTTTCTTGAAAATTACCCAAAAAtcattaataaactaaaaataatgagGGTTTTATTAAGTTTGATAATGTAAAATGAAGCTGCAATCTCTAAGCCGAAGCCAAGCCACTTAAGGTTACTCATCAACACGCTAAgacaaaaacatgaatatgaAAACCAGTTAAAATAGTCATGTTATccctttcaaaacaaaacactgaaaaaagatCTACAGGTTGTTTTTGGAAAATTCAATCATTGACATCAACGCTGTAGTAGTTTTTGCTTATGGGTTTCactaaaaggaaataaatgatgTAAAGATGCAGGCCAACATAAATCACCAAAACCTGGaaggaacaacaaaaatacCAAGAAGATCATTATCATTATTtagcagaaaaatgaaaaccaaaatttttatgttttattttattggttgtGATATTTTAAGCCTCTATACTTTTTAAGTCTGTCTTAATCCTAGAAACTTACCTAGGGGCAGAGGTTGCAAATCAGCTATTGCTACAAatctgtttaatgtttttgccccggttaaataaacaaatttaactaAAAGTTGAGGTCATTTAAAAGAGCTTTTTTTCAGCGCAGTAATATTTTAGAGCTAAATGTTGTGATTCTTTgtttgaagacaaaaagaaagaaaaaaaatcccagaagtTTGTAATCATACatctaatttaaaatttttactgaaaacggtaatcatttgttttctttgtgttgctgACTATCCTAATCAAGGCTTATTAAACTTTCTGTGCCTAAGCAGAAATTAATTCCGCCTTCAACATAATCAATCCATTCATTCAAATCCATTTACAGtcttaaaagcagcagaaataaaaacattaaatataaaggGTAAAGGTAGATTGACATTTCTCCATTAACAGACTAGGTCTTACCTTCTGCATTGAGTGTGATAAGTGTGacattttgaccattttgtgCACCGCCTGACTGACCACTGTTAGAAACAGAGTCACTGGCCTCTGAGCCACTCTCTTGTTCCTCCTGACTCTCTTCAGCACCCGGCACTTTAACCAGAATGGTATTCTGTCGTCTCCTGGCCACTGTGCTGCAAAACCAAAATAAGATATTTGACACGCTGATACATCCCAGTTGTAACAGGCTAAATATACTGGGCAAGAGGATGACTGTTGCTTTAATTTAGGGCTTGTAAAaactagggatgcaccaattgcagttttctagctGATCACTGATTACCAATCCTTAAAAAGCCGATtaccgattccgattttggccgacaccattttttttgtctgaaatgttgctaaatatagcaagaaagtctaTGAGTTGGCAACAGCGGGGTGattattgttaactgcaaacttgcagacatgacctggtgggccgggcTGTCAGTCAAGCCTCTCTCACAGCAAAGCAATAAAGGGTAGTGGTTACTTTTTAGACCTTACTCAGGTAGATAAGATTGGGGAGCAAGATCGGCATCACATGTAAGTATTAGCAAGTCACCAATCTCCCAAGACTAAGGAAATCGGCGCCAATTAATAGGGGCACCCctagtaaaaaacatttttgaagtgaTTTTAATGGTAGAAACAACCAAATTTAACACTTAACACTAAATTCATTGTGAACTCCCTCTAATCCACAGTCAAGACTATACATATTGTCTCAAGTATATACAATCTCACTAATATTTGTAGTGGGGTTGTAGCCAGTCTTAGACTTCGGGCATATCCATGGATGGATATTAATCTCCCTTCTTTGCGGAATTGGTAGAGTTTATTATAACACATTGGTTTTCTGGGACAGTCTTGGCTTTAAGCAAAGCCAGGGAATTTCAACTAGACTTTAAGGGTCTTTCCAGACATATAAAGTTCATTCCtccagtttttatgtttgtttggaATAATTGTTCTGTAGAAAAACCCAATTGTGTTGCTGTTGATTTGAGGTAACATAGTTGGTTAAATGCTCGTGGGCTTGAAAGCTTTAACTTAACCTTTACAAACATGGTTCTCATCACTGACGCCAAATAGCTCAGTACTTGTCTCATCTGATCATAAACCTTTTCTCCCTTAGACACCTGAATAGTGGATCTGAGCAGCTGGTTATTTCAGCCAAGCCCAAAGGTGTCAAATTTGACGCAGGGGGCAGGCCATGTTGAGTCACTGAATGTGGACAGCACCTCCCAGTTTACAGTCAATGtcaaattcaataaaacagcaaattttaaaaacaacaaatgttgaCTAAGATGTTGTACAATTTCatcaaagagaaataaaacagcatgtagaataaaactgtaatgaaaattctaaattaatttttagtCCCCGGAAAGAGACAGAGTGAACTATTTTTTATCATCACAGGGATGATTAGCTTCATTAATTCTAATCCAGTTCTTTCCACAGAAGTTAACAGTTTGAGAAAGTTTCCATACTGGTACCAGTACAACACATATTGAACAAAGAGGAGGGGAGTAAAAAAAGAatactaattaattaattaattatttatagatagatagatagatagatagatagatagatagatagatagatagatagatagatagatagatagatagatagatagacagacagacagacagacagacagacagacagacagacagacagacagacagacagatagatagatagatatttcttaaatgttttgtttcttttagcaGCAATAAGTGTGTATATGACTCAAATTGTCACTTAATATGAATCAGAATGATAATTTctacaataatatttttgtcagCTGCAGAACTACCAAACATACGAAACAAAGGCTGATTATGAGCTGAGGGTATTAATTTAGCTAGCTCTCTGGTCTCCTGAAgctctttgtttcctttttacaaAGCTCTGTGAGTTACTGCATGAAGTTCACTCCTGACCTATCAATGTAACAATCTAACACAACTGTTCTTAGAACAGGTTTAAACTCATTAAGCGTTATGTATTTTATCTATACTGACATTAAAATCACCCAAAAGGACAGTGCTGAAAACTCAATTGACAGCAAAGATCTGTatcattaaaacttttaagatagacaaacacatttattgataCATTTCAGCTGACATCtgacaataaatataaatatagataaataTAAACGCAAGCTGCTTACTTGCTGAGGAGATTTTCAAGAGGAGTGTCTTCCTGGTTTAATCCCTTTGTGTGTTCTCTGCTAACAATTACATTTGTTTGGGGGACAACGCTGAAAAAGAAGATTGAAACAGACATGTATAAAGCAAATTACAAGATTAaagcacaaaaatgaaaaaaaaaaaacacttgggCGTTTACCATCGAACTTTGTTCCAAGTTTGAGTGGCACCCTGAGGAGAACCAGCAACCATAGGAACTTGTACGGGGCTCTTAGCACAGGGAGCCATGCTGTCAAGTTTGCGGGCAAGAACTTTGCACGTTGCGTCTAAGGACTGTAGCTTTGACTCAATTCCTTCCAGGCGTTGGCTAATCGACTCAGTGAATGAAACCAGAAGATTCTGGGTATAGAAACCGTGAAGAAATTCATACATTTAATCAAtccaacaggaaaataaaataaaaaagtctagATGTTATAAAAAACCATGACTGATGATTTATTAGTACCTTAATAAAAGATAGCTCTTGATtactgttgttgctgttgtccTGACTGCTGCTTAgtttcctcattttcttctgtGGCCTCTCTTCAGTGTCTTCATTACTGTCCAGCAAATCTGCAATAGATCAAATACAGAGAAATTGCCAAAACATTTCAGCTAGTGCCAAAAACCTAGTTTCATCACAttgaaaagagagaagaaagcGCTGAGTAAGTCACCGATCAATAATTGCAGAAGAGATGTGTCTCTACATAGTATCCTTACCACTACGGCCATCCTGGTTAAACTCCTCCACTGTTATTTGTACTATTTCATCCAGCACTTGTCCAGACATTGTTCAAGTGCTGAAATAAgacaatgagaaaatatttatcgTCAGTATGTTGTTGCAGTTTGTAACTTCAAGACAAACGTGTTTTTTCGTCTAGGCTTTAACTGTACCTCCGTTTCACAGACCTTCAGCCATTTTCAACCCCATCTTAAGTCAGCCATATTCTGACCTCACACTGACAACCATCCTCTGCAATCTGATCAACCTGAACATCTCTAAAAGCACTACCTTACAAAAGCATTcaaatcttttaatattttgatattttatgactttataatcagaaacttcaatgtattttggggggatttGTGTAATGGATAAAGTGGAGCATAACTGTGAAGGAACAAAATTGACACTTGAAAGGTTTTAATgaataaagatctgaaaagtgtggcaagcATTGGGATTCAGTTCTTTACTTTAATACTCCCAAATACAGTCTAATTACCTCCAAGTAAATAGATTTAGTAAATAAGGTGCTTATTTAGTAAATAGATTGTTagtaaatagattttatgtgagtttattctataaataataataataatgaagctATTCTCTAAAGTCTACAGGTTTGTTTTAGAACATCAGTGAACAGCTAGCATCATGTAAAGAAACAAtcgcacaccacacttttcataatttcatttataaactttaacaaactaTGAGTTATTTCCCTCCCACATCATAATCATGCTCTACTTTGTGCTGATCTATCGAAGAAATTCTATAAAAATGCACTAAAGTTTTTGGCTGTGTCAAGCCAACATGAGGGGCATGGTATGAGGGGCAATGAAAttgtaattaacttttttgaaagCACTTAAAACATATTGACAATGTTTGAGGCAGCGTGTGGAGTAATTGTGGAGTGGACACCACATGTGTGACAATTGTTGGTCTGTAATAGAGGGCTGTTATTTCAAAAATGACAAACGTTTTTTTAAGGCATTGATAAGGGTTGTGAAACCCAATTCCTGAGTATTCCTCTACAGAAAGCAGTTACTATAACTAACAAACTATATATATTAAACAAATTACTTTCAGAACTTGACAAAATGACAGTGGTCATGATGTTGAGGTTGATGAGTGGTTTGATACCTATGAATGGAATGCAGCAGTAAAAATTATGAATATAGAAGTTTGCCAAAATATTGTGTCCCTGATAAATTATGTTTCTGGATCTATATCTAACTTGCAGTTAGCTATATCAGTGAGTtctgaaaactacagaaaaggcCCATGCTGCagcttatttgtttaaaaaaaaaaaatatatatatatatatatatatatataacagatgggagaaatgtttattgaactaaataataaaacttataCCACAGAATATAAACATTGGTCATAAAAAGTCCAagcatattattttataaatatataaaactttaaagaaacccaatgcaaaaaaaaaaaatcaccacttACATTAtttatgcatgaaaaaaaacttatgtCTTAATTGTGGAATAATAAAAGTTAAGTATATTTTAAAGGTATGATTTTTCTTGCTATCATgttcaaataacaaaaaataaacacatatgaGCACATTGAAATTAGTAACCGTGCTGGACTTTGCATATTATTGggttgttatttttgtcaactGTCCGGACTGGACCTGCCATGCATTGTATAACCAACAAATTCAGCTCTTTCTATCAGTAAATAGAATCAAGTCTTTTGACAACgccttattttaaaatttgtcttttaaaatagAGCTCCAGAATTCAGATTTGGGGCTAACAGAGTGCGCGGGTACTCTTCAACCAACAGGAGTATGGGCGGAAAATAAACATGTACTACTCGTGTATTGTTAATGTTGTAACGATGGTAAATTTGCCAATGTTTCAATATATGCATACCCTATCAAAGCCAAAACTAGACCCGCAGCTAGCGGCTAATGTTAGCAGGAGCGCCACAATTGTGAGCCGCCTTGCTAACAGCAAAGCTAAGGAGTGAAACCAAACGCTATTTAGGCTAGCTTAGTAGTTAGGATGCTATGGGGCCTAGAGGCCGCTGGACTGTAACGCAAGAATCacagaaagttaaaaacagcaaacaaatgtcattttaactCTGCATCCTCGACCCTAGCTCTCACACAGCGACATGCACCGTGTAAGATTGGGTTATATTACCGTGTGAATGACGAATTCTCGTGTTGTTTGTAGAGATTCCGATAACGGCGTCGTTCCTCGCGAGAGATGGAGCCTGTGCCTCTACCTGGCAGCTCCTTCACTCTGCTCAGCAGTCTGCAGGGGCCGCACTATACATTCAGAGCCGCTTGATCCAGAGGAAGGTTAGCGACCATCTAATTGTAGCTGTAAAGACTATTTAATGCTGTTTACAATGttgattaattaataatgtcaattaataatcagctgcatgcctttattttacttatgttGCCACATAAGATGTTTGCTTAAAGTGTACtttatgcttttcaaaaatcGATCTATAATTCCAAGTGGTTGcgtttacagtttgtttttttttcaccctaCTGGACATTCTCTCCCTAACATTTCTGCAGAGGGTTGTAAAAGTTGTACTATTTAGCAATATATAACCTAAATTTTCTTAAAAGGgctaaataagaaaataaagccTTAGATAATTTACTATGTGGTGGCAGTCGTTCTAAACGAGAATATATATTTAGTGTATCTTTCAATATTCTGTTTATAGTACACTGTAACGAAATCTTGCTATTTGCCTTTAAGAACCAGCAGGGGGTCATTAAGTTCTGATCGGGGGTCATTCTCTGCCTCTTCAACATGGCATTGTGTGCTATGGGCATAATATAACAGCTCTCGGATAAAATAGAACTAAATGAAATTGAGAatggagctttttaaccaccacTATCTTCATAATTAAATTTGTTACCTACAACGCAATTAGTCAGCACGCGATGACTTAGTTTAGtgagaatgaaaatgttttttaccaGTTAGAAATTGAAgtagaaatgaacaaaatggcaATGCGTGAGTATGAAATGGACGAATTTGCAAATGCACAAATTGATCATGTGCTGCTAGAACAAGCACTGCCTGGGGAAAATGAAATTACGGCTGACGATAAACGTCGGTGTGTTTGACCCAGAAACCAGAACTTGCCATTTGCGATATTGCTGAATTAGCGATATCAATTGTATTTACAAGTCTCGGCTTGTTGCATTTACGCCGATAATgtcaggaaataaaataaaaataataatggacgCGTCATCTATCGAAGTGAATAGTTGTTGTTAAATTGTCCGTTCCGGGCCAGTGGCTGGCTcgagtgttttttgttttgtacaatttcttttttctgtgttaGGTTTTGTATATTACGTTTGTCAACCTTCACAGACGAAAATCGGATTCGTTTTGAGACAGAGAGACGTTAAAGTGACGAGGTGGTGAAAGGTAAGGCCTAGTAGGTCCTACATTCACcataaacaactttttaaactatattaacattcagttttatttataatgcccATTATATATCAATTGAAATCTCAAAGGGCACATTCACTCACTAGTGTGTTTTTAGTTCTGAACTTGCAGAGGCGAAATCAGAGACGGAAACAAGACGATCCAGGAGGATTCCTGAAGGATGACAAGATGGGAGGGTGACGACAACAAGTCGGGTGGACGATGACAACGGAATGGGAGGGCGATGACAACAGGACGGGTGCAGGTTTCAAGTCAAACCCTTTAACGTCTCAAAATGAAACCACAACTTTTCAAAAACTCACACATGTAAATATCActtaaataacagcaaaatacctgcagcatttCTCGCGGAACATTGCAAAGAAGGTTCCAAGTCAAAATGGAGAACTGGATAAAGAAGAGTCACCGAGGAACACTTCCAGGGTTTTCTCCAAAACACCTGCTGAGCCTGGTGGTAGCATTGCTGGGGTCACCCATCAGAgcctgctgtgtgtttgtcaAGTTACCAAAAGTCAGAGGTGCACCAACAGGCACCTTAATTCAGAAATAACAGTGTGTGAAGCTGAGGAACCACAGCCAATTAGAAcgccagaccaggtgtagcttctatgaaaagaaaaataactgagaaaacaaaaagtttgtaGTTGAAGTAAATAATgtagtagaaaaagaaaatgagaaaaagtgaTCGATTTGTCGTCCAGTAACCTAAACCTACAGCAGTATAACTAAGGAGATAGATCAGGATAGCCTAAACTATTCTAAGTCTTTTCTTAATCAATGCCATAATCATGATAATAccataatgcaagaacacattctcaaagatcaataaatactaaattctaacaaacatctaacactgaaactggaagacattttagatatctaaaataaacaagcaCAACACATGAAATTAATTACAGAGTCTCCAAACAAAACGgtccttcaaaaaataaaacgggTAAGTTAAGACTAAACACCAAACCGAATACTATCCAGTTTTTGGCAGAATGAGAGAAAAGATGAACTGagctcattttaaatgtttgaggaTCCAACAGAGGATCCTGAAGGGCAACAGGACAGGAAGACAACAGGATGGGTGCAGGTTTAAGGTTAAACCCATTAACAACTTAGAACGAAATTGTCCCTTTTCAAAACCTCATACTTGTAAAATATCAcataaataacagcaaaatgCCTGCAATATTTCTTGAGGAAGACTGCTGAGCCTAAGAGCATGACCTTAGGTTCATTAAGGTCATCCATCAGTAGGGGGCGATGAAGGCCTTTTGTGAGTACTTTTGAGACCTCTGGAAAGAATAATTCAACACGTTTGTACAAGTGTACTGAAACttgtactgtactgtacttttttccccccatggTTTGTTGAGTTATTgctattttcttgttttttgggATTATTGTATTTAGGcagattttcttctcttttttttttttacctgtaatTCATACTTTTTAACTTCCACAAACGTCATAAAGAAATGAGCTACTCAGTGATATGTACTTATTTATCCCTTCTGAAGTTTTTACAGGTTAATGTTTCTAACAtgaaattctaataaaaatacatttaagtttgtggttggaTAGAGGAAatctataattaaaaaaatggtttttatgGATATGAATCCTTCTGGAAGGCACTGGAAATTGTTTTGAAGAGTCTACGTAACTATTATATGATAAAATGCCTTGCCATAGGTTGATCCTCAAGAAACCAGTGTGACGTCAGCTCATGTCTCTGCCTGTGCTCGCGAGGACAGAAGGATATGACTGCAGTTGATAGATGTGTTGTAGTGATGTAATTTTAGCCGTTTGTTGACTACGGATGGCTGTTTGTGCCAGGCTTTGCGGAGTCGGACAGTCTCGAAGGTGCCGGAGACGACAGAGGAACGACCAGCAGGAGCAAGGGAGCGATTCTGACATGgacgaggaagaagaggagaagaTCGTAGGCCAGCGGAGAAGCGACGCAGGTAGCAGTGGAGGCCCCGGGCGCGTCGCCGCCGTTGCGGCCGCAGCCACTGCAGAGCCAAGTGACACTTGTGAA contains:
- the banp gene encoding protein BANP, with product MSGQVLDEIVQITVEEFNQDGRSDLLDSNEDTEERPQKKMRKLSSSQDNSNNSNQELSFIKNLLVSFTESISQRLEGIESKLQSLDATCKVLARKLDSMAPCAKSPVQVPMVAGSPQGATQTWNKVRCVVPQTNVIVSREHTKGLNQEDTPLENLLSNTVARRRQNTILVKVPGAEESQEEQESGSEASDSVSNSGQSGGAQNGQNVTLITLNAEEDYPEGTWLGDESNSEMRVRCPISPSDMLYISTNCRTAEKMALTLLDYLFHREVQAMSNLSGQGKHGKKQLDPLMIYGIRCHLFHKFGISESDWYRIKQSIDSKCRTAWRRKQRGQSLAVKSFSKRTPRSTVAEEGISDEAAQIETATQQTLHYTLANQQVQFHRIGEDGQVQVIPQGQLHIAQVPQGEEVQITQDSEGNLQIHQVHVGQDGQVLRGAQLIAVASADGGATAVEGSALPPDIQVQYVQLAPVSDHAAAVQAAELAPALQAEMEVKEAIQGAIHGDNGEVVQIVSSVAT